From the genome of Hathewaya histolytica, one region includes:
- a CDS encoding DUF6688 domain-containing protein, with amino-acid sequence MIKIVKKLVDNFYKIPILFTFGISFCISLLCYTILTIIGQTSISGLIKSSLLGTLFALPITLTLENLIFFILNPKHDNNSSAQKKIEVFGLCLGILYSTFLFNFLEVKFADWNIQLSNQQIHSPIFLKTMPTIITMLLISSIGYIYCRFIDLKNQPPLATVLGIAAMYLGIILSTTWCIQIWSHSILLILLPVNYIIIILKTVRCLIYQKSKIIENEMKFDCNGEFSKLDKIISNSSNWPWLGVVVMLPLLGVIIIILILFGQKPDSIIKAWTETADWTFSQKIAPQNIYYDQHYLCTVAAGGHKEVVKPIREGKRHGHKVLVNRQLCIANAFEQILEERAPKLHAFIRGIYDKYGYPIATKIKSPYIADMIYFLMKPLEWIFLIVLYLVDTKPENRIAIQYPHTDIPKF; translated from the coding sequence ATGATAAAAATAGTAAAAAAACTCGTAGACAATTTTTATAAAATACCTATTTTATTTACCTTTGGAATAAGTTTTTGTATATCCCTATTATGTTACACTATTTTAACCATTATAGGACAAACTTCAATATCTGGCTTAATTAAATCTAGCCTATTAGGTACCCTTTTTGCATTACCTATAACATTAACTCTTGAAAATCTGATATTCTTTATACTTAATCCTAAACATGATAATAATAGTTCTGCACAGAAAAAAATAGAAGTTTTTGGATTATGTCTTGGAATACTTTATTCTACTTTTTTATTTAACTTTTTAGAAGTTAAATTTGCAGATTGGAATATTCAGTTAAGTAATCAGCAAATTCATTCACCAATATTTCTGAAAACAATGCCAACTATAATAACAATGTTACTAATTTCTTCTATTGGATATATTTATTGTAGATTCATAGATTTAAAAAATCAACCTCCTTTAGCTACAGTTCTTGGAATTGCCGCTATGTATCTTGGTATAATTCTATCCACAACTTGGTGTATTCAAATATGGAGTCATTCGATTCTATTAATTCTCTTACCTGTTAACTATATAATTATCATTTTAAAAACAGTACGATGTTTAATTTATCAAAAATCTAAAATTATAGAGAATGAAATGAAGTTTGACTGTAATGGTGAATTTTCTAAGCTTGATAAAATAATAAGCAACTCCTCTAATTGGCCATGGCTAGGTGTTGTTGTAATGTTACCTTTATTAGGCGTAATTATAATTATTTTAATTCTTTTTGGTCAAAAACCAGACAGTATTATAAAAGCTTGGACAGAAACAGCTGATTGGACCTTTTCTCAAAAAATAGCTCCACAAAATATATATTATGATCAACATTATTTATGTACAGTTGCAGCTGGTGGACATAAAGAAGTTGTAAAGCCAATAAGAGAGGGAAAACGTCATGGACATAAGGTATTGGTAAATCGTCAATTATGTATTGCAAATGCCTTTGAACAAATTCTTGAGGAAAGGGCACCTAAGCTTCATGCATTTATAAGAGGTATATATGATAAATATGGATACCCTATTGCAACTAAAATAAAATCACCTTATATAGCAGATATGATTTATTTTTTAATGAAACCATTAGAATGGATATTTTTAATTGTTCTCTATTTAGTGGATACAAAACCAGAAAATCGAATTGCAATACAATATCCACATACTGATATTCCTAAATTTTAA
- a CDS encoding class I tRNA ligase family protein, translated as MINKRLGRNERPVFPKRAVITAGMPYGNKNLHFGHVGGMFIHADIFARFLRDRIGKDNVIFISGTDCYGSPILESYRKLKEDGYEKTIEDYVKANHLSQKKTLEDYNVSLNLFGASAIGRTGQIHNKTSEEIFNTLLKNGYIKKMSALQFYDEEKKMFLNGRQVTGKCPIAGCNSDKAYAEECSLGHQYMSSELINPISALSGKRPQLKSADNWYFTLDDSMDIINELNEFLKKNTNRRKYELKVIDEFLKKPLIYVPRKYIDDLSELEAKFPKHETIDEEKKSFVTFIFENLEDRDKAKEMLDNLSINYTSGKTLVPFRLSGNISWGVKVPDRDELKDLTFWVWPESLWAPISFTKAYLESIGENSENWHSWWCDEDSMVYQFIGEDNIYFYSIVAMAMFIGLKIAKGEAVDVSKVKLPHIIPNKHVLFMDKKASSSSEVKPPMADELLKHYSKDQLRMHFMSLGLSSKSVGFKPQVYMNEEEKVGVDPVLKEGNLLTNVFNRLLRSCFYTLQSMNESIPKEEVSEKIKESTERTVLEYETHMYNQDFHRISYVLDAYIREINKYWSNNIKKEELKRQVIADCFYACKVIAVLVHPIAPGGCEKFKDYLNIGDELWNWDKILDTLNSYFEDGENYKFKFLEPKVDFFEKMEYQYYGNSYK; from the coding sequence ATGATAAATAAAAGATTAGGAAGAAATGAAAGACCAGTATTTCCAAAGAGGGCTGTAATAACAGCTGGAATGCCTTATGGAAACAAAAACCTTCATTTTGGGCATGTTGGCGGAATGTTTATACATGCAGATATATTTGCAAGATTTTTAAGAGATAGAATAGGGAAAGATAATGTAATTTTTATATCAGGTACAGATTGTTATGGCTCACCTATTCTTGAAAGCTATAGAAAGCTTAAGGAAGATGGCTATGAAAAAACTATAGAGGACTATGTTAAGGCTAATCATTTAAGTCAAAAGAAAACCTTAGAGGATTACAATGTTAGTTTGAATCTTTTTGGTGCTTCAGCTATTGGAAGAACCGGGCAAATTCATAATAAAACTTCAGAAGAAATATTTAATACCTTATTAAAAAATGGCTATATAAAAAAGATGTCGGCACTACAATTTTATGATGAAGAGAAAAAAATGTTTCTTAATGGGAGACAAGTAACTGGAAAGTGCCCAATTGCTGGATGTAATTCTGACAAGGCATATGCAGAAGAATGTTCATTAGGACATCAATATATGTCATCAGAATTAATCAATCCTATTAGTGCATTATCAGGGAAAAGGCCACAGTTAAAGAGTGCAGATAACTGGTATTTTACATTAGATGATTCTATGGATATCATCAATGAGCTTAATGAGTTTTTAAAGAAAAACACTAACAGAAGAAAATATGAGCTTAAAGTTATAGATGAATTTTTAAAGAAGCCATTAATATATGTCCCAAGAAAATATATTGATGATCTTAGTGAGTTAGAAGCTAAATTTCCAAAGCATGAGACAATAGATGAAGAAAAGAAATCTTTTGTAACTTTTATTTTTGAAAACTTAGAAGATAGAGATAAAGCTAAAGAAATGTTAGATAATTTGAGTATTAACTATACAAGTGGTAAGACCTTGGTTCCTTTTAGATTATCAGGAAATATCTCTTGGGGAGTAAAAGTGCCAGATAGAGATGAATTAAAGGATTTAACATTCTGGGTGTGGCCAGAATCATTATGGGCACCAATATCTTTTACCAAGGCATATCTAGAGTCAATAGGGGAAAATTCTGAAAACTGGCATAGTTGGTGGTGTGATGAAGATTCCATGGTATATCAATTTATAGGTGAAGATAATATTTATTTCTATTCAATTGTTGCAATGGCAATGTTTATTGGACTAAAAATAGCTAAAGGTGAAGCTGTAGATGTTTCTAAAGTTAAGCTTCCGCATATTATTCCTAATAAACACGTTTTATTTATGGATAAAAAAGCTAGTAGTAGTTCAGAGGTTAAGCCTCCAATGGCAGATGAATTATTAAAACATTATTCAAAAGACCAATTACGCATGCACTTTATGAGCTTAGGATTATCCTCAAAGAGTGTTGGATTCAAACCGCAAGTTTATATGAATGAAGAAGAAAAAGTAGGTGTAGATCCAGTGCTAAAGGAAGGGAATCTTCTAACTAATGTGTTTAATAGGCTTCTTCGTTCATGTTTCTATACCTTGCAAAGCATGAATGAAAGTATTCCCAAGGAAGAAGTAAGCGAAAAAATAAAAGAATCAACAGAAAGAACGGTATTAGAATATGAAACCCATATGTATAATCAAGATTTTCATAGGATATCATATGTTCTTGATGCTTATATAAGAGAAATAAACAAGTATTGGTCTAACAATATTAAAAAGGAAGAACTAAAAAGACAAGTAATAGCTGATTGCTTCTATGCTTGCAAAGTAATAGCAGTACTAGTTCATCCAATAGCACCAGGAGGCTGTGAAAAGTTTAAAGATTACTTAAATATAGGTGATGAATTATGGAATTGGGATAAAATACTGGACACTCTTAATTCTTATTTTGAAGATGGTGAGAATTATAAGTTTAAGTTCCTTGAACCCAAAGTTGATTTTTTTGAGAAAATGGAGTATCAATATTATGGAAACTCATATAAATAA
- a CDS encoding zeta toxin family protein: MPTYTIFAGVNGAGKTLIYKSIYYHENKDEKRINTDEMVARIGSWKDSNLQIKCAREAVKLIKHYILKGISFNQETTLSGRSIIKNINFAKEKGFYIVMNYIGLENTELAKERVKIRVNKGGHGIPDKDIERRYYDSLKNLNDVIEICDEVNIYDNTEVLREIMYLKKGKIIWVDKKIPNWIKDILQS, encoded by the coding sequence ATGCCTACATATACAATTTTTGCTGGTGTTAATGGTGCAGGAAAGACTTTAATATATAAATCTATATACTATCATGAAAATAAAGATGAGAAAAGAATAAATACCGATGAAATGGTTGCAAGAATTGGATCTTGGAAAGATAGTAATCTTCAGATTAAATGTGCTAGAGAAGCTGTTAAGTTAATAAAGCATTATATTTTAAAAGGTATATCTTTTAATCAAGAAACAACATTATCTGGCAGAAGTATAATAAAGAATATAAACTTTGCAAAAGAAAAAGGTTTTTATATTGTTATGAATTATATAGGATTAGAAAATACAGAACTTGCTAAGGAAAGAGTTAAAATTAGGGTAAATAAAGGTGGACATGGAATACCTGATAAAGATATAGAAAGAAGATATTATGATTCGTTAAAAAATCTAAATGATGTAATTGAAATCTGTGATGAAGTAAATATATATGATAATACAGAAGTATTAAGAGAAATTATGTATTTAAAAAAAGGTAAGATAATATGGGTTGACAAAAAGATACCTAATTGGATAAAGGATATATTGCAAAGTTAG
- a CDS encoding DMT family transporter, with amino-acid sequence MNKYRNLAATLASIIFCFIMLKFTSNTPTIANTSLAHFLGGVIGVLTTYIFNVIVHKIPTVYTIILRFIDQMLTSAIIDYLYFNIFSIGKVVGCILFLIGIILNAKYDENYKQKQLKLLSN; translated from the coding sequence TTGAATAAGTATAGAAATTTAGCTGCTACATTAGCTTCTATTATTTTTTGCTTTATTATGTTAAAATTCACATCAAATACTCCTACTATAGCTAATACTTCTTTAGCTCATTTTCTAGGTGGAGTTATAGGTGTTTTAACTACTTATATATTCAATGTAATAGTTCATAAAATACCAACAGTGTATACAATTATACTACGTTTTATAGATCAAATGCTTACAAGTGCAATTATAGATTATTTATACTTCAATATTTTTTCTATAGGAAAGGTAGTAGGATGCATACTATTTTTAATAGGTATTATACTTAATGCAAAATATGATGAAAACTATAAGCAAAAACAACTTAAATTACTTAGTAATTAA
- a CDS encoding YjjG family noncanonical pyrimidine nucleotidase, translated as MKYEVILFDADETLYDFKRSEREAFKNTMLKFNINYDESYHLKIYKEINTALWKEFEQGLITQENLKVERFKRLSDRLEVIFDETTFAKLYMEYLADASFLYDNSMGLIETLNKSYRLAIVTNGLTLVQDKRIRKSTIAKFFETIVISEEILISKPNPEIFQHTLKNINFFDKNKVLIVGDSLSSDIQGGINFGIDTCWYNPNKTINKTSIKPTYEISNFDELKSLLLNS; from the coding sequence ATGAAATATGAAGTTATATTATTTGATGCAGATGAAACATTATATGATTTTAAAAGATCTGAAAGAGAAGCATTTAAAAATACAATGCTTAAGTTTAACATAAACTATGATGAAAGTTATCATTTGAAAATTTATAAAGAAATAAATACAGCTCTATGGAAAGAGTTTGAACAAGGACTTATTACACAAGAAAATTTAAAAGTAGAAAGATTTAAAAGATTATCAGATAGACTAGAGGTAATTTTTGATGAAACTACCTTTGCAAAATTATATATGGAGTATTTAGCCGATGCATCATTTTTATATGATAATAGTATGGGGCTTATAGAAACTCTAAACAAGTCTTACAGACTTGCTATAGTAACTAATGGTCTTACCTTAGTTCAAGATAAAAGAATCAGAAAATCTACTATAGCAAAATTTTTTGAGACTATAGTAATATCTGAAGAAATATTAATATCAAAACCAAATCCTGAAATTTTTCAACATACTTTAAAAAATATAAATTTCTTTGATAAAAATAAAGTTTTAATAGTAGGGGATAGTTTAAGTTCTGATATACAAGGTGGGATAAACTTTGGTATAGACACCTGTTGGTATAACCCTAACAAAACTATAAATAAAACTTCAATAAAACCTACTTATGAGATTTCTAATTTTGACGAGCTTAAGTCTTTGCTACTTAATTCATAA
- a CDS encoding HD domain-containing protein translates to MDALLVTEKLKDTTRHCYTSKGRHESVAEHSWMMALMAFFMRDEFPQADMDKVIRMCIIHDLGECFTGDIPTFEKNLDHELIEENLLYSWVHSLPEDYAVEMRELYEEMEERKTVEAQIYKAIDGLEALIQHNMSDLSTWIPKEFELNLTYADDKVAFSYYLKSLRQAIREDTIKKIDEAK, encoded by the coding sequence TTGGATGCATTATTGGTCACCGAAAAGCTGAAAGATACAACTCGCCATTGCTATACTTCCAAAGGCAGACACGAGAGTGTTGCAGAACATAGTTGGATGATGGCCTTGATGGCTTTCTTTATGAGGGATGAGTTCCCCCAAGCTGATATGGATAAGGTTATAAGAATGTGCATTATTCACGACCTGGGAGAATGTTTTACTGGAGATATTCCTACTTTTGAAAAGAACCTAGACCACGAGCTGATTGAAGAAAATCTGCTGTATAGCTGGGTTCATTCCTTACCAGAGGACTATGCAGTAGAAATGCGAGAACTTTATGAGGAAATGGAAGAGCGTAAAACAGTTGAAGCTCAGATTTATAAAGCCATTGATGGCCTTGAAGCATTGATTCAGCACAATATGTCTGACTTGTCTACTTGGATTCCGAAAGAATTTGAACTCAATTTAACCTACGCAGATGATAAAGTTGCGTTCTCCTATTATTTGAAATCTTTAAGACAAGCTATTCGTGAAGATACCATCAAAAAGATTGATGAAGCAAAGTAA
- a CDS encoding putative immunity protein, whose amino-acid sequence MVKLRKMLGKADSPYIVSLMRLIETQSKSTIVKWCNEYASEHILPIYEKNYPEDFRLKNALNASNEWLEGKKKLTDAKKIIKEAQIVAREVEGNPTAQAAARAIGATTTTINTITSSLGLAFYGAAAIAYSSVGVNEKSEVYDEIAARECKNMEEALRKVAIIDEPNPAKINWNC is encoded by the coding sequence ATGGTTAAATTACGCAAAATGCTTGGAAAAGCAGATTCACCATATATCGTTTCTCTTATGAGGTTAATAGAAACACAAAGCAAAAGTACTATTGTAAAATGGTGTAATGAATATGCAAGTGAGCATATTCTACCTATTTATGAAAAGAATTATCCTGAGGATTTCCGTTTAAAAAATGCACTAAATGCATCTAATGAATGGCTAGAAGGAAAAAAAAAATTAACAGATGCAAAGAAAATTATTAAGGAAGCTCAAATAGTTGCAAGAGAAGTAGAAGGAAATCCAACTGCACAAGCTGCAGCTAGAGCAATTGGAGCAACTACTACAACTATTAATACTATTACAAGTTCTTTAGGCCTTGCATTTTACGGTGCTGCAGCCATAGCATATTCATCTGTTGGTGTTAATGAGAAGAGTGAGGTTTATGATGAGATTGCAGCAAGAGAGTGCAAGAATATGGAGGAAGCTTTACGCAAAGTGGCTATAATAGATGAGCCTAATCCAGCAAAAATAAATTGGAATTGTTAA